CGGCGGCACTTTGAACCGCTTCCTCGCCCGGACGCAGGACCTCTGGCCGGTCGAGCGCCGCGGGCAGTCGACGATCACGCTGAGCAAGGCCACGCTGCCGGCGAAGCCCACCATGATCGTGCTGCCCGGGCATTGAGTCCTTGCCGCCATTCTCGGGCGCGACCCGAGACTCTCAGGCCGGAAAAGGCTTCTGCATCATCTGGTCACGAGATGCTCGGGCCAAGCCCGAGCATGCCATTCAGGTGTTGACGCCGCCGTCGATGGCGAAGCCGGCGCCGGTGATGAAGCGGCCTTCATCGCTCGCGAGATAGGCGACGGCACCGGCGATATCCTCCGGCCTGCCGTAGCGCGGGATCGCCATGCGCGACCGCTGCGCCTCGGCGCCCGGACCATCGGCCGGGTTCATGTCGGTATCGGTCGAGCCGGGATGGACGATGTTGACGGTGATGCCGCGCGGGCCGAGATCGCGCGCCAGACCCTTGGTGAAGCCGATCAGCGCCGCCTTGCTCATCGCATAGAGCGTGATGTCGGGCTCGACCACGCGGTCGGCGAGGCAGGAGCCGATCGAGATGATCCGCCCGCCCTCGCCCAGATGCGCGGCGGCAGCCTGCGAGGCCAGCACCACGGCGCGGACGTTCACGGCGAGCGTGGCGTCTATATCGGCGAGGCTCCAGTCCGCGACCGGGCCGCCACGATAGATGCCGGCATTGTTGACGAGGATGTCGAGCCCGCCGAGCGCCTTCGCCGCCTCGTTCACCGAGCGCTTCACCGCTTCGGGATCGGCGCTGTCGGCCGCCCCCGCGACGCCCTTGCGGCCGAGAGCCTCGATCGCCTTCACGATTTCGGCCGCCTTGTCGGCCGAACGCTCATAGGTCAGCGCGACATCTGCGCCTTCGGCGGCCAGCCGCTTGGCGATGGCAGCGCCGATTCCGCGGCTGCCGCCAGTGACGAGCGCGCGCTTTCCAGCAAGGCGTGACATGGGAAACTCCATTTATGTTACGATCGATACATAAATACATGAGGCGCTTGCCCGGGGGCGTCAAGAGAAATATATATCGATCGACACAGAATAACTTCGAGGGGCAGGCGACATGGCCGAGCGGGGCCGTCCACGCAGTTTCGACCGGCAGGCCGCGCTGGAGCGCGCCATGGATGTGTTCTGGGATCGCGGCTACCAGGCCGCGTCGATGAGCGACCTCACCGACGCCATGGGCATCAACTCCCCGAGCCTCTATGCCGCCTTCGGCAGCAAGGAGGAGCTCTATCGCGAGGCCATCGGCCATTTCGCCGCGACCGAAAGCGACGACATCCTCGCGCCCTTGAGCGACGCGCGGACAGCGCGGGCGGCGATCGAGGGCTATCTCATGGCGAGCGCCGCGACCTTCACCCGGCCGGGTCGCCCGCCCGGCTGCATGGTCGTGCTCTCGGCGGTCAACGCGGTCGGCGTCGGCGAGGAGACGAGCCGCATCCTGCGCGAAATGAGGGCCGGCAGCGTCACGATGATCGAGGAGCGGCTGAACCGGGCCATTACGGCCGGCGAACTGCCAGCTTCGCTCGATACGCACCCGCTCTCCAGCTATTACGTCACTGTCCAGCAGGGCATGTCGATCCAGGCCCGCGACGGCGCTTCGCGCGCAACGCTGGAAGCGATCGTGCGCGGAGCCATGGCGGCCTGGGACAGCCTGACTCAGCCGCGCGACGCCGCAGCTTGATCCTCGCCGTTAACGCCTCGCTGAGGCTGATCCCAGGCTTTCCTTGCCGTAGCGGCCGATCGCGGCATCCTGCCTGCAATCGGGAGACCGCTCCATGCGCCGCATCGCCGCCTTCGCCTGCCTGCTCGCTGTCGCCGCCCTGCTGCCCATCCAGGCCGAGGCCGCCCGCTTCCGCTCCGGGCGCGGCGGTTCCGCTCCCGCCACCAAGACCAGCCACAGCATCGTCGTCGTTCCCGGCGCTGCAGGTATCGCCGGCGCCAAGGCCGCGGAAGCCGGCCAACCCGAGCGAGCGCCCTTCCCGGCCTCCGGCGCGCCGCGCGAGGAGCCTGTCCTGCTCCGCCTGACCGCCAATGAAGGCGCTCAGAAGCCCTGGTGCCGGACCGATGTCGTGGTCGGCGGCTTCTGCATCCTGAACTGACCCCGGCGCTTCAGTAGTCGCCGCCGAGATCGTCCGGCAGGTTGGCCGGCATCTGCCCCGGCCGCTTCGGCTTGGTCAGCGGCGTCGGCGTCGGCGTGTTGTGCCGCAGCAGTTCGCGCCCCGCATAGAAATCTCCCGCCAGCTGCAGGTCGAAGCGTTCCTCGTCGCGCCGGCGCACATCCGCCTCGATCTCCTCGGCCTCGTCCGCGGGAACGCCGAGGCATTTGAGCAGCGCCGTGCCGAAGACCATCGCCGATTCCAAGGTCTCGCGGATCTGGTAGTCGACGCCGGCATGGACCAGGTCGAGCGCATGGCCGCGGTCATAGGCGCGCACGAACAGCTTGGCATGCGGGAATTCGGCCTGCGCCAGCTGCACGATCGCATCCGCCGTCTGCCGCCGCTCGACGCAGACCACGATGACCTCGGCCCGCTCGGCCCCGGCGGCATGGAGGATGTCGCGCCGCGTCCCGTCGCCGTAATAGAGCTTGAAGCCGAACTGCGACGCGGCGCGGATCATGTCGACGTCGAAATCGATGATCGAGACGCTGATGCCGCGGGCGAGCAGCGCCTGGCTGGCGACCTGGCCGAAGCGGCCGAACCCCACGATCAGCGCCTGCGCCCGCAAGCCATCCGCCACCTCGATGCCGTCGAGATCGGTCTTGGGCGCCGGCAGGAAGCGGTCTAGCGCCAGCGCCAGCAGCGGCGTCAGCGCCATGGAGATGATGACGGTGCCGCTTGCGATGGCGGTGATGCGCGGGTCGAATATGCCGGCCGCCGCCGCAGCCGCGTAGAGCACGAAGGCGAATTCGCCGCCCTGCGAGAACAGAGCGACGCGCGTGATCGCCTCGCGCCAGTCCGAGCCGAAGATCTTGGCGACGATGAAGATGCCGAGCGCCTTGACCGCCATGAAGCCGATGACGGCAACCAGGACGAGCCGCCACTCGTGCGAGACGACCGCGAGGTCGAGCGACATGCCGACGGCGAGGAAGAACAGGCCGAGCAGGATGCCGCGGAACGGCTCGATGTCGGCTTCCAGCTGATGGCGGAAGGTGGATTCCGACAGGAGCACACCGGCGAGGAAAGCGCCCATTGCCATCGACAGCCCGCCAAGCTGCATGGCGAGCGCCGCGCCGAGCACGACGAGAAGCGCCGCGGCGGTCATCACCTCGCGGGCCTCGGCGGCCGCCAGCACGCGGAACATCGGGTTTAGCAGCCAGCGCCCCGCCGCGATCAGCCCGCCCAGCGCCCCGCCGGCGATGGCGAAGGAAACCCAGGCGTGCTCGGCGCTGCCGCGCTGCGGCGACAGCAGCGCGACGATCGCGAGCAGCGGCACGATGGCGAGGTCTTCCAGCAGCAGGATCGAGACGGCTTTCTGGCCCTGCGGCGTCGAGGTCTCGCCGCGCTCGTTCAGCATCTGCATGACCACGGCGGTCGAGGACAGCACGAAGCCCATCGCCGCGATGAAGGCGACCTTGACGTCGAGTCCGCCGGCCATGCCGAACAGCGTCAGCAGGAAGCCGCAGGCGAGAACCTGCGCGATGCCCAGCCCGAAGATGCTGCGCCGCAGCCCCCATAGCCGCGAGGGCTGCATCTCCAGGCCGATGACGAAGAGGAACATCACCACGCCGAATTCGGCGATATGCAGGATGCCTTCCGGGTTGGAGAACAGCCCGAGGCCGAAGGGGCCGATGACGATGCCCGCGCCGAAATAGCCGAGCACGGAACCGAGACCCAGCTTGCGGAAGATCGGAACCGCGACGACGCCCGCGCCGAGCAGCGCCACGACCTTCACGAGGTCGCCCGTCAATCCTGCCTCGGCCGCCATCCGTCCTCCTTCGCGCCGGCTCACCTCAACCGGTGCCCCAACCTAGAGCATGCGGTGTTGCGATGGAAACGCAGGTCATCCCGGCCGGAGCAAAGCGCAGAGCCGGGATCCAGGCCTGAACCGTGATTGGAAGCGCTCCGGCATGGATCCCGGGTCAAGCCCGGGATGACGGCGATGGTTCCATCGGCATTGAACCCCGAACAAGAAGTGGCGCAGCACTATCCCGCGCGGCTGACCCGCCCTTCCAGCGGATAGGCCGGATCGGAATAGCCCGGCGTCGAGGGGTGGCCCGGCGGCACGAGGCTGTCGACCAGCGCTTCGTCCTCCTTGTCGAAACCAGCATCGAGCGCCGCGAGATAGGCCTCCCACTGCTCGAAGGTGCGCGGGCCGGCAATGGCTGCCGTGAGGAAGGCGTTGTTCAGCACCCAGCGCACCGCGAACTGGATCGGCGTCAGCCCCTTCCTGGCGGCATGCTCCTTGATCGTCCGGGCGATGACGAGGCTCTCCTCGCGCCATTCGGCCTGCATGATCCTGCGGTCGCCACGCCCGGCGCGCGTGCCCTCCGCCGGTGCCTGACCGGGTGCGTATTTCGCCGTCAGAACGCCGCGCGCCAGCGGCGAATAGGAGGCTACGCCGAGCCCGAAATAGCCGCAGGCCGGCAGATGCTCGACCTCGGGCATGCGGTTCATCGCGTTGTAATAGGGCTGGCTCACGGC
Above is a genomic segment from Bosea sp. NBC_00550 containing:
- a CDS encoding 3-oxoacyl-ACP reductase family protein, with the translated sequence MSRLAGKRALVTGGSRGIGAAIAKRLAAEGADVALTYERSADKAAEIVKAIEALGRKGVAGAADSADPEAVKRSVNEAAKALGGLDILVNNAGIYRGGPVADWSLADIDATLAVNVRAVVLASQAAAAHLGEGGRIISIGSCLADRVVEPDITLYAMSKAALIGFTKGLARDLGPRGITVNIVHPGSTDTDMNPADGPGAEAQRSRMAIPRYGRPEDIAGAVAYLASDEGRFITGAGFAIDGGVNT
- a CDS encoding TetR/AcrR family transcriptional regulator produces the protein MAERGRPRSFDRQAALERAMDVFWDRGYQAASMSDLTDAMGINSPSLYAAFGSKEELYREAIGHFAATESDDILAPLSDARTARAAIEGYLMASAATFTRPGRPPGCMVVLSAVNAVGVGEETSRILREMRAGSVTMIEERLNRAITAGELPASLDTHPLSSYYVTVQQGMSIQARDGASRATLEAIVRGAMAAWDSLTQPRDAAA
- a CDS encoding monovalent cation:proton antiporter-2 (CPA2) family protein — translated: MAAEAGLTGDLVKVVALLGAGVVAVPIFRKLGLGSVLGYFGAGIVIGPFGLGLFSNPEGILHIAEFGVVMFLFVIGLEMQPSRLWGLRRSIFGLGIAQVLACGFLLTLFGMAGGLDVKVAFIAAMGFVLSSTAVVMQMLNERGETSTPQGQKAVSILLLEDLAIVPLLAIVALLSPQRGSAEHAWVSFAIAGGALGGLIAAGRWLLNPMFRVLAAAEAREVMTAAALLVVLGAALAMQLGGLSMAMGAFLAGVLLSESTFRHQLEADIEPFRGILLGLFFLAVGMSLDLAVVSHEWRLVLVAVIGFMAVKALGIFIVAKIFGSDWREAITRVALFSQGGEFAFVLYAAAAAAGIFDPRITAIASGTVIISMALTPLLALALDRFLPAPKTDLDGIEVADGLRAQALIVGFGRFGQVASQALLARGISVSIIDFDVDMIRAASQFGFKLYYGDGTRRDILHAAGAERAEVIVVCVERRQTADAIVQLAQAEFPHAKLFVRAYDRGHALDLVHAGVDYQIRETLESAMVFGTALLKCLGVPADEAEEIEADVRRRDEERFDLQLAGDFYAGRELLRHNTPTPTPLTKPKRPGQMPANLPDDLGGDY